The Montipora capricornis isolate CH-2021 chromosome 3, ASM3666992v2, whole genome shotgun sequence genome window below encodes:
- the LOC138041638 gene encoding homeobox protein ceh-30-like — translation MQPDHGTSYPWNSLSQNWFRSPMASSSSFYAVPEFHSDTSRAMSLTEQIHNHSAGDKRTTRMPMQLNACGIPSLQSSPSNYPLQAVDGCYSPQSSEREDVVVSKQYPYRGVNHGMVGSSELEQDYMQKLFEKSKPATGTIDPSPSRNAQSSGFSYIDEKMMLRPQRGRTVFSAKQLQELENIFVIDQYISGQQRRRLSGRLGLTETQVRVWFQNRRIKWRKQKLERKIKA, via the exons ATGCAACCGGATCATGGAACCTCATATCCCTGGAATTCTCTCTCGCAAAACTGGTTTCGTTCACCGATGGCTTCCTCTTCTTCGTTTTATGCCGTGCCGGAATTCCATTCTGACACATCTCGGGCTATGAGTTTAACAGAGCAGATACATAACCACTCGGCAGGAGACAAGCGTACAACTCGAATGCCAATGCAACTTAATGCATGTGGTATACCTTCTCTTCAGTCTTCCCCTTCAAACTACCCTCTTCAGGCCGTGGACGGCTGTTATTCTCCTCAGAGCTCAGAGCGTGAAGATGTCGTGGTATCCAAACAATACCCGTATCGTGGGGTGAACCACGGAATGGTCGGTTCGTCAGAGCTTGAACAAGATTACATGCAAAAGCTTTTCGAAAAGAGCAAGCCTGCCACCGGGACAATTG ATCCCTCTCCTTCAAGAAATGCTCAAAGTTCTGGTTTCAGTTACATAGACGAAAAGATGATGCTGAGACCCCAGAGAGGACGCACGGTGTTTTCCGCAAAACAGCTGCAAGAGctagaaaatatttttgtgaTCGATCAATACATATCTGGGCAGCAAAGGAGACGACTCTCGGGCCGTCTCGGATTGACGGAGACACAAGTGCGCGTCTGGTTTCAAAATCGCCGGATTAAGTGGAGAAAGCAAAAACTAGAAAGAAAAATCAAGGCTTGA
- the LOC138044129 gene encoding homeobox protein not2-like, with amino-acid sequence MQREVISPDLNLSREDLTACPSSGACSACFSGKDFSPPDSFSLEAQSPRELFNGRAVGFSRQVPILSYAPSLPSSSIRPVYAPFLLKETTYSGSMFSALPDRRRRSLSLMPETSKESPAHERMSREGHSLQASMSNSATSSSNWLQSSASGSREKPRRMRTVFTPQQLGRLERHFKNQQYVGSAQRIYIAKQLGLSEAQVKVWFQNRRIRWRKQALSSLENSQSPLDSAYNL; translated from the exons ATGCAAAGAGAAGTAATATCTCCAGATTTAAATTTGAGCCGAGAAGACTTGACTGCTTGTCCCTCCTCCGGTGCTTGCAGTGCTTGTTTTTCAGGGAAGGATTTCTCCCCGCCGGATTCTTTTAGTTTAGAGGCGCAAAGTCCCAGGGAACTGTTCAATGGGAGGGCAGTTGGATTCTCTCGTCAGGTTCCAATTTTGTCTTATGCGCCTTCCCTGCCTAGCTCATCCATCCGTCCAGTTTATGCTCCCTTTCTTCTGAAGGAAACAACCTATTCCGGATCAATGTTCTCTGCTCTTCCCGATAGACGCCGTCGCAGTTTGTCCTTGATGCCAGAAACGTCCAAGGAAAGTCCTGCACATGAACGAATGAGTAGAGAGGGGCATTCCTTGCAAGCGTCCATGTCCAATTCGGCCACCTCTTCGAGCAACTGGTTACAATCAAGTG CTTCGGGGTCTCGCGAGAAACCAAGACGCATGCGCACTGTTTTTACCCCTCAACAACTTGGGAGACTGGAGCGACATTTCAAGAATCAACAGTACGTTGGGAGTGCCCAGCGGATTTACATCGCCAAGCAACTTGGTCTTTCAGAAGCACAAGTCAAGGTGTGGTTCCAGAATCGGAGGATTAGATGGAGAAAACAGGCTCTGAGTTCTTTAGAGAACTCCCAGTCACCTTTAGACAGCGCTTACAACTTATAG
- the LOC138044130 gene encoding elongator complex protein 2-like isoform X2 — protein sequence MYSPYTKHHFKISKMADKNGDVNNTERCKCDLEYVSVACNRTPLCLDWGRNGWVAFGACYSVALCRNPKRVNAFGKIEYILNGHKDRVNCVKWITQPSFGNEIELISGSTDKSVIVWQKISDPDCNIHWRASDVLEGHQGAVNSVAGINIPSSNKEEQRTVITSASADSTVRIWERKGAEDHFICLQTVSFGKGFILALALSILPRTTVPVIACGGEDNRLHLFVEKDNNLKQFVRVQNLLGHEDWIRDVEFATEDGGNLLLTSCAQDAFIRIWRISCVSKIESEMELLEHDGLQELKLTSNVFHVTDRGSEKEFAVVLESVLTGHEGWIYGIDWQPAVRRDDGTFSQPMALLSASMDKTLMLWSPDEDSGVWVEKVRVGEVGGTTLGFYGGVFSPDGLSILGHGYQGSFHLWNKTLCEGDSRWEPGVAVSGHFGPVQDIDWDPVDGQFLVSASSDQTTRLHAPWRQETSKSVWCEIARPQVHGYDMQCLSMLSRYRLASGADEKVLRVFSAPRQFMETFRALCDVQDTNDKLHESLPVGASVPALGLSNKAVFEGDIESLRRDLEDPARPTKASAFASEEPAPFTPVSLNEPPTEDILLQNTLWPEVQKLYGHGYEVFCVASSPDGTLLASACKASKAEHAAIILWNTETWRQVCSLASHTLTVTQMSFDHSGQRLLSVSRDRCWSVFKRKYESEEGSLFRLVARSNKTNQHARIIWSCAWTGDDRFFATASRDKKVIIWGDRDPPTDTWEAVGSPLDVGEPTTAVDVAPGTINASTYLVAVGTESGRIVLYSWGLRSSPEWNILLSLDQSISHVLTVRRLRWRPIKDRRKSSCLQLGSCSLDHSVRIYDVFITT from the exons ATGTATTCACCATATACAAAGCATCACTTCAaaatttccaaaatggcggacaaaaatGGAGATGTAAACAACACAGAGCGTTGTAAATGTGACTTAGAATACGTCAGTGTTGCATGTAACAGGACGCCATTATGTTTAGATTGGGGAAGAAATGGATGGGTGGCTTTTGGTGCTTGCTATTCTGTAGCATTGTGCCGTAACCCGAAG AGAGTCAATGCTTTTGGGAAGATAGAGTACATTCTAAATGGCCATAAGGACAGGGTCAACTGTGTCAAGTGGATTACTCAGCCATCATTTG GAAATGAGATAGAATTAATCTCAGGATCAACAGATAAATCAGTAATAGTATGGCAGAAAATATCGGATCCAGACTGTAATATTCAT TGGAGGGCTTCTGATGTTTTGGAAGGCCACCAAGGGGCTGTAAATTCTGTTGCTGGTATCAATATTCCAAGTTCTAATAAAGAAGAACAAAGAACAGTCATAACATCTGCATCAGCAGACTCAACAGTTAGAATATGGGAGCGCAAAGGAGCAGAAG ATCACTTCATCTGTCTGCAGACTGTGTCTTTTGGAAAAGGATTCATCTTAGCTTTAGCACTTTCAATTCTTCCTCGGACAACTG TTCCTGTAATTGCATGTGGAGGTGAAGACAACAGACTGCATCTGTTTGTGGAAAAAGATAACAACTTAAAG CAGTTTGTCCGAGTTCAGAACTTATTGGGTCATGAAGACTGGATAAGGGATGTGGAGTTTGCTACAGAAG ATGGTGGAAATCTCCTACTCACAAGTTGTGCTCAGGATGCCTTTATAAGGATCTGGAGAATTTCATGTGTCAGTAAAATAGAATCTGAAATGGAATTATTGGAACATGACGGTTTGCAAGAGTTAAAACTCACATCAAATGTTTTCCATGTCACAGATAGAG GGTCAGAGAAAGAGTTTGCTGTTGTACTTGAATCAGTGTTAACTGGACATGAAGGCTGGATATATGGTATAGACTGGCAACCTGCTGTTAGGAGAG ATGATGGAACATTTTCTCAACCCATGGCTCTGTTGTCAGCTTCAATGGATAAAACACTAATGTTGTGGTCTCCTGATGAGGATTCAGGTGTCTGGGTTGAAAAG GTTCGTGTTGGTGAAGTGGGTGGAACTACACTCGGTTTTTATGGCGGAGTGTTTAGTCCTGATGGTCTGTCTATCTTGGGACATGGATACCAGGGGTCTTTTCATTTGTGGAATAAGACACTGTGTGAG GGTGACAGTCGCTGGGAGCCAGGAGTGGCAGTCAGTGGGCATTTTGGCCCGGTGCAG GATATTGACTGGGATCCTGTCGATGGACAGTTTCTCGTTAGTGCCAGTAGTGATCAAACTACAAGACTGCATGCTCCTTGGAGACAGGAGACATCAAAG tctgTTTGGTGTGAAATAGCTCGCCCACAGGTTCATGGTTATGATATGCAGTGTCTGAGCATGCTCAGTAGGTACAGACTTGCATCTGGTGCAGATGAGAAG GTTCTAAGGGTATTTAGTGCGCCTCGTCAGTTCATGGAAACATTTCGAGCACTCTGTGACGTACAAGATACAAACGACAAG CTGCATGAGAGCTTACCAGTCGGAGCTAGCGTACCTGCTTTGGGTTTGTCTAACAAAGCTGTTTTTGAAG GTGATATAGAGAGCTTGAGACGAGATCTTGAGGACCCAGCGAGACCTACGAAAGCCTCAGCGTTTGCCAGCGAGGAGCCTGCCCCCTTCACACCAGTCTCCTTAAATG AGCCTCCTACCGAAGATATCCTGCTCCAGAACACTTTATGGCCGGAAGTTCAGAAATT ATATGGACATGGTTATGAAGTATTTTGCGTGGCGTCGAGTCCTGATGGGACGCTATTGGCTTCCGCGTGTAAG GCCTCGAAAGCTGAACACGCGGCGATCATTTTATGGAATACTGAGACCTGGCGGCAGGTTTGCTCACTTGCCTCTCATACGCTCACAGTTACTCAAATGTCCTTCGATCACAGCGGTCAGCGACTTCTGTCGGTGTCACGTGACCGCTGTTGGTCGGTCTTTAAAAGAAAGTATGAAAGCGAGGAAG GGTCATTGTTTCGACTCGTGGCTCGAAGCAACAAAACCAATCAGCATGCAAGGATTATTTGGTCTTGTGCCTGGACTGGAGATGATAGATTTTTTGCTACAGCTTCGAGGGACAAAAAG GTGATAATATGGGGTGACAGAGACCCCCCTACAGACACCTGGGAAGCTGTTGGTAGTCCTTTAGATGTCGGAGAACCTACCACAGCGGTAGATGTAGCTCCAGGGACAATCAATGCTTCAAC ATACCTCGTAGCTGTTGGAACCGAGTCTGGCCGCATTGTACTTTATTCCTGGGGTCTGCGGTCAAGTCCAGAGTGGAATATACTTCTTTCTCTGGACCAGTC AATTTCTCACGTGCTTACCGTTCGTCGTTTGAGATGGCGACCGATTAAAGACCGAAGAAAAAGCTCTTGTTTGCAGCTGGGGAGCTGCAGCCTGGACCACAGCGTTAGGATATACGATGTCTTTATAACCACGTGA
- the LOC138044130 gene encoding elongator complex protein 2-like isoform X1 — MYSPYTKHHFKISKMADKNGDVNNTERCKCDLEYVSVACNRTPLCLDWGRNGWVAFGACYSVALCRNPKRVNAFGKIEYILNGHKDRVNCVKWITQPSFGNEIELISGSTDKSVIVWQKISDPDCNIHWRASDVLEGHQGAVNSVAGINIPSSNKEEQRTVITSASADSTVRIWERKGAEDHFICLQTVSFGKGFILALALSILPRTTVPVIACGGEDNRLHLFVEKDNNLKFVRVQNLLGHEDWIRDVEFATEDGGNLLLTSCAQDAFIRIWRISCVSKIESEMELLEHDGLQELKLTSNVFHVTDRGSEKEFAVVLESVLTGHEGWIYGIDWQPAVRRDDGTFSQPMALLSASMDKTLMLWSPDEDSGVWVEKVRVGEVGGTTLGFYGGVFSPDGLSILGHGYQGSFHLWNKTLCEGDSRWEPGVAVSGHFGPVQDIDWDPVDGQFLVSASSDQTTRLHAPWRQETSKSVWCEIARPQVHGYDMQCLSMLSRYRLASGADEKVLRVFSAPRQFMETFRALCDVQDTNDKLHESLPVGASVPALGLSNKAVFEGDIESLRRDLEDPARPTKASAFASEEPAPFTPVSLNEPPTEDILLQNTLWPEVQKLYGHGYEVFCVASSPDGTLLASACKASKAEHAAIILWNTETWRQVCSLASHTLTVTQMSFDHSGQRLLSVSRDRCWSVFKRKYESEEGSLFRLVARSNKTNQHARIIWSCAWTGDDRFFATASRDKKVIIWGDRDPPTDTWEAVGSPLDVGEPTTAVDVAPGTINASTYLVAVGTESGRIVLYSWGLRSSPEWNILLSLDQSISHVLTVRRLRWRPIKDRRKSSCLQLGSCSLDHSVRIYDVFITT; from the exons ATGTATTCACCATATACAAAGCATCACTTCAaaatttccaaaatggcggacaaaaatGGAGATGTAAACAACACAGAGCGTTGTAAATGTGACTTAGAATACGTCAGTGTTGCATGTAACAGGACGCCATTATGTTTAGATTGGGGAAGAAATGGATGGGTGGCTTTTGGTGCTTGCTATTCTGTAGCATTGTGCCGTAACCCGAAG AGAGTCAATGCTTTTGGGAAGATAGAGTACATTCTAAATGGCCATAAGGACAGGGTCAACTGTGTCAAGTGGATTACTCAGCCATCATTTG GAAATGAGATAGAATTAATCTCAGGATCAACAGATAAATCAGTAATAGTATGGCAGAAAATATCGGATCCAGACTGTAATATTCAT TGGAGGGCTTCTGATGTTTTGGAAGGCCACCAAGGGGCTGTAAATTCTGTTGCTGGTATCAATATTCCAAGTTCTAATAAAGAAGAACAAAGAACAGTCATAACATCTGCATCAGCAGACTCAACAGTTAGAATATGGGAGCGCAAAGGAGCAGAAG ATCACTTCATCTGTCTGCAGACTGTGTCTTTTGGAAAAGGATTCATCTTAGCTTTAGCACTTTCAATTCTTCCTCGGACAACTG TTCCTGTAATTGCATGTGGAGGTGAAGACAACAGACTGCATCTGTTTGTGGAAAAAGATAACAACTTAAAG TTTGTCCGAGTTCAGAACTTATTGGGTCATGAAGACTGGATAAGGGATGTGGAGTTTGCTACAGAAG ATGGTGGAAATCTCCTACTCACAAGTTGTGCTCAGGATGCCTTTATAAGGATCTGGAGAATTTCATGTGTCAGTAAAATAGAATCTGAAATGGAATTATTGGAACATGACGGTTTGCAAGAGTTAAAACTCACATCAAATGTTTTCCATGTCACAGATAGAG GGTCAGAGAAAGAGTTTGCTGTTGTACTTGAATCAGTGTTAACTGGACATGAAGGCTGGATATATGGTATAGACTGGCAACCTGCTGTTAGGAGAG ATGATGGAACATTTTCTCAACCCATGGCTCTGTTGTCAGCTTCAATGGATAAAACACTAATGTTGTGGTCTCCTGATGAGGATTCAGGTGTCTGGGTTGAAAAG GTTCGTGTTGGTGAAGTGGGTGGAACTACACTCGGTTTTTATGGCGGAGTGTTTAGTCCTGATGGTCTGTCTATCTTGGGACATGGATACCAGGGGTCTTTTCATTTGTGGAATAAGACACTGTGTGAG GGTGACAGTCGCTGGGAGCCAGGAGTGGCAGTCAGTGGGCATTTTGGCCCGGTGCAG GATATTGACTGGGATCCTGTCGATGGACAGTTTCTCGTTAGTGCCAGTAGTGATCAAACTACAAGACTGCATGCTCCTTGGAGACAGGAGACATCAAAG tctgTTTGGTGTGAAATAGCTCGCCCACAGGTTCATGGTTATGATATGCAGTGTCTGAGCATGCTCAGTAGGTACAGACTTGCATCTGGTGCAGATGAGAAG GTTCTAAGGGTATTTAGTGCGCCTCGTCAGTTCATGGAAACATTTCGAGCACTCTGTGACGTACAAGATACAAACGACAAG CTGCATGAGAGCTTACCAGTCGGAGCTAGCGTACCTGCTTTGGGTTTGTCTAACAAAGCTGTTTTTGAAG GTGATATAGAGAGCTTGAGACGAGATCTTGAGGACCCAGCGAGACCTACGAAAGCCTCAGCGTTTGCCAGCGAGGAGCCTGCCCCCTTCACACCAGTCTCCTTAAATG AGCCTCCTACCGAAGATATCCTGCTCCAGAACACTTTATGGCCGGAAGTTCAGAAATT ATATGGACATGGTTATGAAGTATTTTGCGTGGCGTCGAGTCCTGATGGGACGCTATTGGCTTCCGCGTGTAAG GCCTCGAAAGCTGAACACGCGGCGATCATTTTATGGAATACTGAGACCTGGCGGCAGGTTTGCTCACTTGCCTCTCATACGCTCACAGTTACTCAAATGTCCTTCGATCACAGCGGTCAGCGACTTCTGTCGGTGTCACGTGACCGCTGTTGGTCGGTCTTTAAAAGAAAGTATGAAAGCGAGGAAG GGTCATTGTTTCGACTCGTGGCTCGAAGCAACAAAACCAATCAGCATGCAAGGATTATTTGGTCTTGTGCCTGGACTGGAGATGATAGATTTTTTGCTACAGCTTCGAGGGACAAAAAG GTGATAATATGGGGTGACAGAGACCCCCCTACAGACACCTGGGAAGCTGTTGGTAGTCCTTTAGATGTCGGAGAACCTACCACAGCGGTAGATGTAGCTCCAGGGACAATCAATGCTTCAAC ATACCTCGTAGCTGTTGGAACCGAGTCTGGCCGCATTGTACTTTATTCCTGGGGTCTGCGGTCAAGTCCAGAGTGGAATATACTTCTTTCTCTGGACCAGTC AATTTCTCACGTGCTTACCGTTCGTCGTTTGAGATGGCGACCGATTAAAGACCGAAGAAAAAGCTCTTGTTTGCAGCTGGGGAGCTGCAGCCTGGACCACAGCGTTAGGATATACGATGTCTTTATAACCACGTGA
- the LOC138044131 gene encoding uncharacterized protein isoform X2, which yields MLEWMNKNYSRIMDLFRRFDSDNSGAISYEEFAAGMKDLGAPATQVEIYVMAMSLDADGDKQLNYNEFKKLRPGQRRAANVKKADSFEEDDEPTAKLQPCPHCKVGLWEPIVENVSGYLMLDLRSLSFQNLTSLTGHISSQVPSNISIYGISLIVKKELGPCALNIRIYHQKDGETTEEMDPNKKLTDFGFVGTLQPDEPQPLILLYDYDYPFLDCPILMANFSF from the exons ATGTTAGAATGGATGAACAAGAACTACAGTCGAATAATGGATCTCTTTCGGAGATTTGATTCGGACAACAGTGGTGCAATTTCATACGAAGAATTTGCGGCTGGTATGAAAGATTTAG GCGCTCCTGCAACGCAAGTAGAAATCTACGTAATGGCCATGTCACTGGATGCAGATGGAGACAAACAACTCAATTATAACGAGTTTAAGAAGCTGCGACCGGGTCAAAGAAGAGCCGCAAATGTGAAGAAGGCGGATAGCTTTGAAGAAGACGACGAACCTACGGCGAAACTGCAACCCTGTCCCCACTGCAAAGTGGGATTGTGGGAGCCTATCGTTGAAAACGTCTCTGG GTATCTCATGTTGGACTTGCGCAGTTTATCTTTTCAGAACTTGACCTCGCTCACTGGCCACATAAGCTCGCAAGTGCCTTCCAACATCTCCATATATGGAATATCGCTGATTGTGAAGAAGGAGCTTGGACCGTGTGCGTTGAACATACGAATTTATCATCAGAAAGATGGAGAAACGACGGAGGAGATGGATCCCAACAAGAAGCTCACGGACTTTGGGTTTGTTGGAACGTTGCAACCAGACGAACCTCAGCCACTTATATTACTTTATGATTACGATTATCCCTTTCTAGACTGTCCAATCTTAATggcaaacttttctttttaa
- the LOC138044131 gene encoding microtubule-actin cross-linking factor 1, isoforms 1/2/3/4-like isoform X1, which produces MSDKKSDSQSEASSLISSKKILSDFQDRMLEWMNKNYSRIMDLFRRFDSDNSGAISYEEFAAGMKDLGAPATQVEIYVMAMSLDADGDKQLNYNEFKKLRPGQRRAANVKKADSFEEDDEPTAKLQPCPHCKVGLWEPIVENVSGYLMLDLRSLSFQNLTSLTGHISSQVPSNISIYGISLIVKKELGPCALNIRIYHQKDGETTEEMDPNKKLTDFGFVGTLQPDEPQPLILLYDYDYPFLDCPILMANFSF; this is translated from the exons ATGTCAGACAAG AAATCGGATTCCCAATCTGAAGCTTCTTCGCTGATCTCCTCCAAAAAGATATTAAGCGACTTTCAAGATCGCATGTTAGAATGGATGAACAAGAACTACAGTCGAATAATGGATCTCTTTCGGAGATTTGATTCGGACAACAGTGGTGCAATTTCATACGAAGAATTTGCGGCTGGTATGAAAGATTTAG GCGCTCCTGCAACGCAAGTAGAAATCTACGTAATGGCCATGTCACTGGATGCAGATGGAGACAAACAACTCAATTATAACGAGTTTAAGAAGCTGCGACCGGGTCAAAGAAGAGCCGCAAATGTGAAGAAGGCGGATAGCTTTGAAGAAGACGACGAACCTACGGCGAAACTGCAACCCTGTCCCCACTGCAAAGTGGGATTGTGGGAGCCTATCGTTGAAAACGTCTCTGG GTATCTCATGTTGGACTTGCGCAGTTTATCTTTTCAGAACTTGACCTCGCTCACTGGCCACATAAGCTCGCAAGTGCCTTCCAACATCTCCATATATGGAATATCGCTGATTGTGAAGAAGGAGCTTGGACCGTGTGCGTTGAACATACGAATTTATCATCAGAAAGATGGAGAAACGACGGAGGAGATGGATCCCAACAAGAAGCTCACGGACTTTGGGTTTGTTGGAACGTTGCAACCAGACGAACCTCAGCCACTTATATTACTTTATGATTACGATTATCCCTTTCTAGACTGTCCAATCTTAATggcaaacttttctttttaa